A genome region from Pseudanabaena sp. Chao 1811 includes the following:
- a CDS encoding carbohydrate ABC transporter permease has product MQTNVKLKRQKLGKKFSWTPYLFLLPAIAFLFLTSFLPVFQAIYLSFTNYDFVGSPTFIGWKNYLTLWNDQTFWKTLSNTLIYLIFAVPSLVILPLALAILVNQKLRSIKFFRAIYYFPVIVSVVVAGIAWKWVYAQNGILNYFLSTLSFQDIKIPWLTDPKTAIFAIIAVVIWRGVGYYMVIYLAGLQAIPADLYEAAAIDGSDGWQKHLDITIPLMKPYIILVAVISSIGAMKVFEEVYIMSQGGPANSTKTVVYYLYDKGFTSLEMGYASAIGVFLFLIIFVISILTFKFINPAKTIGEGN; this is encoded by the coding sequence ATGCAGACCAATGTAAAACTAAAACGACAAAAACTAGGTAAGAAATTTTCTTGGACTCCATATTTATTTCTATTACCAGCGATCGCATTTCTATTTTTGACATCATTCTTACCAGTATTCCAAGCCATATATTTAAGTTTTACGAATTATGATTTTGTCGGTAGTCCAACTTTTATTGGTTGGAAAAACTATCTAACGCTTTGGAATGATCAAACCTTTTGGAAAACCTTAAGTAATACCTTAATCTATTTGATATTTGCAGTTCCTAGCCTTGTAATTTTGCCATTAGCTTTAGCAATCCTAGTCAATCAAAAATTACGCAGTATCAAGTTCTTTCGCGCTATTTACTATTTTCCTGTAATTGTCTCCGTTGTTGTTGCAGGGATAGCTTGGAAATGGGTTTATGCCCAAAATGGCATCTTAAATTATTTTCTATCAACGCTATCATTTCAAGACATTAAAATCCCTTGGTTAACTGATCCCAAGACTGCTATTTTTGCGATTATTGCCGTGGTGATTTGGCGTGGTGTTGGTTACTATATGGTCATCTATCTAGCAGGGCTACAGGCGATACCCGCAGATTTATATGAAGCGGCGGCGATCGATGGTTCTGACGGTTGGCAAAAGCATTTAGATATTACGATTCCATTAATGAAGCCTTACATTATTCTCGTAGCTGTAATTTCTTCAATCGGTGCAATGAAGGTCTTTGAAGAAGTTTATATCATGTCTCAAGGGGGGCCTGCTAATAGTACGAAAACTGTAGTTTATTATTTATACGATAAAGGCTTTACGAGTTTAGAAATGGGATATGCCTCAGCGATTGGAGTATTTCTATTCCTAATTATTTTTGTTATTTCGATTTTGACTTTTAAATTTATTAATCCAGCTAAAACTATTGGTGAAGGAAATTAG